The Deinococcus budaensis genome contains the following window.
CTGAAAGACTGACCTCACTCTCCTCGCAACAGGCAGAGGCCCCCGCCCTGAGAAGGTGGGGGGCCTCTGCCTGTTTGGTTTCCGCTGTTGCGGCGCCTGGCCTACGCCCCCACCGCGCCCAGCACCCAGCCCTGCACGGTGCGGATGATGTTCCCGATGGGTCCCTGGGCAAGCAGGATAAAGAGCATCACGATCACGAAGCTGAATGGCTGGGCCTCGAACTGAGCCAGGCTGCGGCCCAGCGAGGGAATGAGCGCGCCGATGATGCGGCTGCCGTCGAGCAGCGGAATCGGGATCAGGTTGAAGACGGCCAGCACGATGTTGACGCTCAGCACCGTCAGCAGGATGCTCCCGAGAACGGCGGCCGGTTTCAGCAGGACGAGGAGGCCAGCGCACAGCAGCGCGATGAGGATATTGCTCAGCGGTCCGGCGGCCGACACCCACATGGTGCCCCAGCGCCCCAGGTTGTTCGGATTGATCGGCACCGGCCGCGCGAAGCCGAATCCCGCGATCAGCAGCAGCAGCGTGCCGAAGGGGTCGAGGTGCTTGCCGGGGTTGAGGGTGACGCGCCCGAAGCGCCGGGGCGTGGGGTCCCCGAGGCGGTCGGCGGTGTAGGCGTGCGCAAACTCGTGAACGGTCAGCGACAGCGCCAGCGCGAGCGCGATAATCACGAACGCGAGGGGGTTGGTACTCAGCAGACTGAGAAGCATATGGGCAGCATTCTACGGAGTACCCGCGCCGCTCACCGGATGCCCCCTCACGGCCCCAGGTCCGCGCCGCACAGGTAGGCCGCCAGCGCTGCCCGTTCCTCCTCCGGCGAGCGGACCTCGCCGGATCGCCGCCGCGCCGCGAGGTGGGCCAGCGCCGCCCCCACCGCCGGGCCGGGCGGCACGCCCAGGGCGAGCACGTCCCGTCCAGTCAGGGCCGGGTAGGCGCGGGGCCGCAGCAGGCCGCGCAGCACGCCTTCCGGGCTGCCGGGGGAGGCGGGACCGTCGCCCAGCGCGCGGGCGAGCAGCGCGGCAGCCTTCTCGCCCAGACCCAGGCGACCGGCGAGCGCGGCGGGGTCGGGGGCGGCCGAGAGCAGCGCGGCGGCGTAAATCTGGGGGGGCACCGGCAGTCCCGCGTCCTGCCGGGCGTCCAGCGCTTCGAGGCGCGGGAGCGCTCCAGCGGGCAGCAGCGCTCCCGCCCCCCAGCCCTCCAGCCTCCGGGCGGCCCGGCCCGGACGGGGTTCGTGCAGCAGCAGGCGCAGCTCGGCGTGCAGGCGGGGCGTGCGCCCGGCCATCGCCAGGGCGGCGGGCACCTGCCGCCGCAGCTCGGGGTGGGCGCTCAGGTCCAGCCGGGCCGCCAACCGGGCCGCCCGGACCAGGCGGCTGGCGTCCTCGTGCAGCGAACGCGGGTGCAGGGGCCGCAGGGTGCGCGCCTCCAGGTCGGCCAGCCCGCCGGGAACCTCCAGCAGCGCTCCGGGGCCGCCCGGCCCGACTTCCAGGGCCAGCGCGTTCAGCCCGAAGTCGCGCCGGGCGAGGTCGTCGGCCAGGGTGCCGGGGACGGGCCAGGGGTTTTGCCCCGGCACCGGGTAGCTCTCGCGCCGCGCCCGCACCAGGTCGGCACGCCGCCCGTCCGGCAGGGTCACGGTCGCGTTGCCGAAGGCGGGATGGATCAGGTGCGGCAGCCCCGAGGCGGCGGCCAGCGCCCCGGCGTCTTGGCCCTCCACCACCACGTCGAGGTCGAGGGGCGCTGCTCCCAGCAAGGCGTCACGGACCGCGCCGCCCACCAGGGCCACCCGCGCTCCCGGCGCTGCCCGCGCCGCCAGGCCCATGAGCCACGCGCGGTCGCCGGGCTGGAGGTTGCCCCAG
Protein-coding sequences here:
- a CDS encoding CCA tRNA nucleotidyltransferase — translated: MQLPSSNGRPGPGGRGAAGAWGNLQPGDRAWLMGLAARAAPGARVALVGGAVRDALLGAAPLDLDVVVEGQDAGALAAASGLPHLIHPAFGNATVTLPDGRRADLVRARRESYPVPGQNPWPVPGTLADDLARRDFGLNALALEVGPGGPGALLEVPGGLADLEARTLRPLHPRSLHEDASRLVRAARLAARLDLSAHPELRRQVPAALAMAGRTPRLHAELRLLLHEPRPGRAARRLEGWGAGALLPAGALPRLEALDARQDAGLPVPPQIYAAALLSAAPDPAALAGRLGLGEKAAALLARALGDGPASPGSPEGVLRGLLRPRAYPALTGRDVLALGVPPGPAVGAALAHLAARRRSGEVRSPEEERAALAAYLCGADLGP
- a CDS encoding site-2 protease family protein, whose translation is MLLSLLSTNPLAFVIIALALALSLTVHEFAHAYTADRLGDPTPRRFGRVTLNPGKHLDPFGTLLLLIAGFGFARPVPINPNNLGRWGTMWVSAAGPLSNILIALLCAGLLVLLKPAAVLGSILLTVLSVNIVLAVFNLIPIPLLDGSRIIGALIPSLGRSLAQFEAQPFSFVIVMLFILLAQGPIGNIIRTVQGWVLGAVGA